The following are encoded together in the Jaculus jaculus isolate mJacJac1 chromosome 3, mJacJac1.mat.Y.cur, whole genome shotgun sequence genome:
- the LOC101613569 gene encoding proteolipid protein 2-like, producing MADSERFSAPGCWAACTNFWRTRKGILLFAEIVLCLVILICFSTSTSAYSFLSVIEMIFAAVLFIFYMCDLHTKIPFINWPWTDFLRSLIAAILYLITSIVVLVEGGNSSKIVAGVLGLIATFLFGYDAYFTFPLRQQRHTAAPTDPTDGSV from the coding sequence ATGGCGGACTCGGAACGCTTCTCGGCCCCAGGCTGCTGGGCAGCATGTACTAACTTTTGGCGCACCAGAAAGGGAATCCTTCTGTTTGCTGAAATTGTATTGTGCCTGGTGATTCTGATTTGCTTCAGTACATCAACATCAGCATACTCCTTCCTGTCGGTGATTGAGATGATCTTTGCTGCTGTCTTGTTTATCTTCTACATGTGTGACCTGCACACCAAGATACCATTTATCAACTGGCCCTGGACTGACTTCCTTCGATCCCTCATAGCAGCCATCCTCTACCTGATAACCTCCATTGTTGTCCTTGTGGAGGGAGGCAACAGCTCCAAAATTGTTGCAGGGGTACTGGGCCTAATTGCTACATTTCTCTTTGGCTATGATGCCTACTTCACCTTCCCTCTTCGGCAGCAAAGACATACAGCAGCTCCCACTGACCCCACAGATGGCTCGGTGTAG